From Sphingopyxis sp. MWB1, a single genomic window includes:
- a CDS encoding pilus assembly protein CpaE — translation MNAPFKPTGVRDPFNAFVCDDDTLELIRVAANDMGWPMEKCNKGGLRNAVQSLSVSASPNILFVDMSESGDPINDINALAEVCEPGTVVIAAGQVNDVRLYRDLLSSGIQDYLLKPLSLDQLRESLTMAQALLSAPKQMDMMDDKPHHLAAVVGVRGGVGASMVSTSLAWAMSEQGDRQTALLDLDVHFGTGALTLDLEPGRGLIDAIDNPSRIDGLFIERAMVRASDKLSLLSAEAPIHQPVLTDGSAYFQLEEELRNAFEVTIVDIPRQVLIPFPHLVSEAGTIVLVSDVTLAAARDTIRLLSWFKQNVPSARVILVANKFQTSVGELSRKEFESSIEREIDIVVPFDPKLMSQAAKLGKSYAEICKGTKASQVWSNLMQLVLDGSDSNGVQGADQAKGGNSLLGKLAGLSRRSKKSAK, via the coding sequence GTGAACGCTCCGTTCAAGCCGACGGGGGTACGCGACCCTTTCAACGCCTTTGTCTGCGACGATGACACACTGGAGCTGATCCGCGTGGCCGCCAATGACATGGGCTGGCCGATGGAAAAGTGCAACAAGGGCGGCCTGCGCAACGCGGTGCAATCGCTGTCGGTTTCCGCCAGTCCGAACATCCTGTTCGTCGACATGTCGGAATCGGGCGATCCTATCAATGACATCAACGCGCTCGCTGAGGTTTGCGAACCCGGAACGGTGGTGATCGCGGCGGGGCAGGTCAATGACGTACGCCTTTACCGCGACCTTCTGTCGAGCGGGATTCAGGATTATCTGCTGAAGCCGCTGTCGCTCGACCAGCTGCGCGAATCGCTCACCATGGCGCAGGCTTTGCTCTCTGCGCCCAAGCAGATGGACATGATGGATGACAAGCCGCACCATCTGGCCGCTGTCGTCGGAGTACGGGGCGGCGTAGGCGCCTCGATGGTGTCGACATCGCTCGCCTGGGCGATGAGCGAACAAGGCGACCGCCAGACAGCACTGCTGGATCTCGATGTGCATTTCGGCACCGGCGCGCTGACGCTTGATCTTGAACCCGGCCGCGGGCTGATCGATGCCATCGACAATCCCAGCCGCATCGACGGGCTGTTCATCGAACGCGCCATGGTTCGCGCCTCGGACAAGCTCAGCCTGCTCTCGGCCGAAGCGCCAATTCATCAGCCGGTTCTCACCGACGGATCGGCTTATTTCCAGCTTGAGGAAGAGCTGCGCAACGCCTTTGAAGTTACAATTGTCGATATTCCGCGACAGGTTCTCATTCCCTTCCCACACCTGGTGTCCGAAGCGGGAACCATTGTTCTGGTCAGCGACGTAACGCTTGCCGCGGCGCGCGACACCATTCGGCTCTTGTCCTGGTTCAAACAGAATGTGCCGAGTGCCCGTGTCATTCTGGTCGCGAACAAATTCCAGACGAGCGTCGGCGAATTGTCGCGCAAGGAGTTTGAATCGTCGATCGAGCGCGAAATCGACATCGTCGTGCCTTTTGACCCCAAGTTGATGAGCCAGGCCGCCAAGCTGGGCAAATCCTATGCCGAAATCTGCAAAGGCACCAAGGCCAGCCAGGTCTGGAGCAATCTGATGCAGCTGGTTCTCGACGGATCGGACAGCAATGGCGTGCAGGGCGCGGATCAGGCCAAGGGCGGCAATTCGCTTCTGGGCAAGCTCGCCGGACTGAGCCGCCGGAGCAAAAAAAGCGCCAAATAG
- a CDS encoding CpaD family pilus assembly protein, giving the protein MKNIATWTALAFATTLAGCTGSAHSNRSLDSVHQPVVKMQNYQFDVAATGGDLGPSEQGRLQGWLDAMGVRYGDRIAIEDTSTYGSDAAQETVRAMLARRGLLVSKDVPVTTGAVPPGHLRIVVTRATAHVPGCPDWSSKSSINPNNATSSNYGCATNANLAAMVADPNDLIKGARNESYDPAAATRAIKTYREKTPTGAGELRGETTNNGGGSQ; this is encoded by the coding sequence ATGAAAAATATTGCCACTTGGACCGCCCTCGCTTTCGCGACCACCCTCGCCGGATGCACGGGCAGCGCGCATAGCAATCGCAGCCTCGATTCGGTGCACCAGCCGGTCGTAAAGATGCAAAATTATCAGTTCGACGTCGCCGCGACGGGGGGCGATCTTGGCCCCAGCGAACAGGGACGGCTGCAAGGCTGGCTCGACGCCATGGGCGTGCGCTACGGCGACCGGATCGCCATCGAAGATACCTCCACCTATGGCAGCGATGCCGCCCAGGAAACGGTGCGCGCGATGCTTGCACGGCGCGGCTTGCTTGTCAGCAAGGACGTGCCCGTCACCACCGGCGCGGTGCCGCCGGGGCATTTGCGTATCGTCGTGACGCGCGCAACGGCTCATGTCCCCGGCTGCCCCGACTGGTCGAGCAAATCCTCGATCAATCCCAATAATGCCACATCGTCCAACTATGGCTGCGCGACGAACGCCAATCTGGCCGCGATGGTCGCCGACCCCAATGATCTGATCAAGGGTGCGCGCAACGAAAGCTATGATCCCGCCGCCGCCACGCGGGCGATCAAAACCTATCGTGAGAAAACACCCACCGGCGCAGGCGAACTGCGCGGCGAAACGACCAACAATGGGGGAGGAAGCCAGTGA
- a CDS encoding type II and III secretion system protein family protein has product MTIKAKLAGSALARTLAISLVTATLVGAPARPAAAQGTQNANQSIDLSVGRGRLISLPTAMSDIFVANDEVADVQVRSSRQLYIFGKKPGETSIYATDASGRVVYSTIARVGNNIETIGQMLSLAMPDANITSNTMNGFVLLTGTVQSPDDAAEAERLVQAFVGEGTKVLSRLRTATPLQVNLQVRIAEVNRSLVKEMSGNLLTRDRDGPLGNGFLGGVFSGRRAGNILYPGEGEPPVTGRTYEITTPSGVRSLAGAGRLFGLDLIASLDMGERSGMVATLAQPNLTAISGETADFLAGGEFPIPIAGTTIEYRKYGVSLAYTPTVLSNGRISLRVRPEVSELSTEGAIEMEGFQIPALTVRRAETTVELGSGESFMIAGLMNNRSIGAIDKMPGLGDVPILGNLFKSDSFRRGETELVIVVTPYLVNPVSANEIKLPTDAYRDANDAARLFVGQTSDGQTGGERPKPRLDTSAGDAARLRGDDAVSPGFSFN; this is encoded by the coding sequence ATGACCATCAAAGCGAAGCTTGCAGGGTCGGCGCTCGCCCGCACCCTTGCCATAAGTCTCGTCACCGCGACATTGGTGGGGGCGCCTGCCCGGCCCGCGGCGGCGCAGGGTACCCAGAACGCCAACCAGAGCATCGACCTGTCGGTCGGTCGGGGCCGGCTGATCAGCCTGCCCACCGCCATGAGCGACATTTTTGTCGCCAATGACGAGGTGGCCGATGTGCAGGTGCGATCAAGCCGGCAGCTTTATATTTTCGGTAAAAAGCCGGGGGAAACGAGCATCTATGCCACCGACGCCAGCGGGCGGGTCGTCTATTCGACCATCGCGCGCGTCGGCAATAATATCGAAACCATCGGCCAGATGCTTTCGCTCGCCATGCCCGATGCCAATATCACCTCGAACACGATGAACGGCTTTGTGCTGCTGACGGGGACGGTGCAATCGCCCGACGATGCCGCCGAAGCCGAACGGCTGGTTCAGGCCTTTGTCGGCGAAGGAACCAAAGTCCTGTCCCGCCTGCGCACCGCGACGCCGCTGCAGGTCAATCTGCAGGTGCGCATTGCCGAGGTCAACCGCTCGTTGGTGAAGGAAATGAGCGGCAACCTCTTGACCCGCGACCGCGACGGTCCGCTGGGCAATGGCTTTCTTGGCGGTGTCTTCAGTGGTCGCCGGGCGGGCAATATTCTTTATCCCGGCGAGGGGGAACCCCCGGTGACGGGAAGAACCTATGAGATAACGACCCCCAGCGGCGTTCGCAGCCTTGCGGGTGCGGGGCGCCTGTTCGGCCTCGACCTGATCGCCTCGCTCGACATGGGTGAGCGTTCGGGAATGGTGGCCACATTGGCGCAACCCAATCTGACCGCCATTTCGGGCGAAACCGCCGACTTCCTTGCGGGCGGCGAATTTCCGATCCCCATCGCCGGAACGACTATCGAATATCGCAAATATGGCGTCAGCCTCGCTTACACCCCCACGGTCTTGTCGAACGGTCGCATCAGCTTGCGCGTACGGCCCGAGGTTTCGGAGCTGTCCACCGAGGGCGCGATCGAAATGGAGGGGTTCCAGATCCCAGCCCTTACCGTTCGCCGCGCGGAAACGACGGTCGAACTCGGTTCGGGCGAAAGCTTCATGATCGCGGGCCTGATGAACAATCGCTCAATCGGCGCGATCGACAAGATGCCGGGGCTGGGCGACGTGCCGATCCTGGGCAATTTGTTCAAATCCGACAGCTTCCGGCGCGGCGAGACCGAGTTGGTAATCGTCGTCACCCCCTATCTGGTCAATCCCGTCTCGGCGAACGAGATCAAGCTGCCGACCGATGCCTATCGCGATGCCAATGATGCCGCGCGGCTGTTTGTGGGCCAGACGAGCGACGGGCAAACCGGCGGGGAACGGCCCAAGCCGCGCCTCGACACCTCGGCGGGCGATGCCGCCCGGCTGCGCGGCGACGATGCGGTGTCGCCGGGCTTCAGCTTTAACTGA
- the cpaB gene encoding Flp pilus assembly protein CpaB: MDTRKLILIAGALVIAIGAALGVNMMMRGSSAPEARAAAAPQIDGPMILVATRQLPTGTIIGPDSFRFQPWPKELVESAYFLKDKTDTQALVGTVVRFPITAGQPLTQGALVHPDDRGFLAAALGPGMRAVTVKVSHEQGVAGFVFPGDRVDVVLAQELEVKEGGSYPDDQLFTAETIVRNVRVLATDQRYNAANEEGKTEVLTFGSVTLEATPEIAEKIAVAQNMGKLSLALRPLAESAGELDAAIASGEVSVPTKGGSAAERKMMAEAAARPTSGRSSATTGGDVSRFWVPVRGRVSVPRQQSNANAPANMSAPAMPAASIAAPAPRGPVVRVTRGDKVTEVPVGGK; the protein is encoded by the coding sequence ATGGATACGCGAAAATTAATACTGATTGCTGGCGCGCTGGTGATTGCCATAGGCGCCGCGCTGGGGGTCAATATGATGATGCGCGGCTCTTCCGCGCCTGAAGCGCGCGCTGCAGCCGCGCCGCAGATCGATGGCCCGATGATTTTGGTGGCGACACGGCAATTGCCGACCGGGACGATTATCGGCCCCGACAGCTTTCGCTTTCAGCCCTGGCCCAAGGAGTTGGTGGAAAGCGCCTATTTCCTGAAGGACAAGACCGATACGCAGGCGCTGGTGGGAACGGTCGTTCGGTTCCCGATCACGGCAGGCCAACCGTTGACGCAGGGGGCACTCGTCCACCCGGATGATCGCGGCTTCCTCGCCGCCGCCCTTGGTCCCGGCATGCGCGCTGTAACCGTGAAGGTCTCGCACGAACAGGGCGTGGCGGGTTTTGTCTTTCCCGGCGACCGCGTCGATGTCGTGCTCGCGCAGGAACTCGAGGTCAAGGAAGGCGGCTCCTATCCGGATGATCAGCTTTTCACCGCCGAAACCATTGTCCGCAATGTCCGCGTCCTCGCGACGGATCAGCGCTATAATGCCGCGAATGAGGAAGGCAAAACCGAGGTTCTGACCTTTGGTTCGGTGACGCTTGAAGCAACCCCGGAAATCGCCGAAAAAATCGCCGTCGCCCAGAATATGGGCAAATTGTCGCTCGCTTTGCGGCCGCTGGCCGAAAGCGCCGGTGAACTCGACGCTGCCATTGCCTCGGGCGAGGTAAGCGTGCCGACCAAAGGCGGCAGCGCCGCCGAGCGCAAGATGATGGCCGAAGCGGCCGCGCGTCCTACCAGCGGTCGTTCCTCTGCCACCACCGGGGGCGATGTTTCGCGCTTTTGGGTTCCGGTGCGCGGCCGCGTCTCTGTGCCGCGTCAGCAGTCAAACGCCAATGCGCCAGCCAATATGTCGGCGCCCGCCATGCCGGCGGCCAGCATCGCGGCGCCAGCGCCGCGCGGCCCGGTCGTCCGTGTGACGCGGGGTGACAAGGTGACCGAAGTTCCGGTCGGGGGGAAATAA
- a CDS encoding A24 family peptidase, with protein sequence MDSKWIALGLMTALAALMIAAAISDVRSRTISNRLNLAMAALAPLFWVASGLAPWPDMLMQAGAAFAVFLLFLGLFAIGAMGGGDVKMIGAVMLWVSLPLMLPTLTIMAIAGGLLSIILLIQHKWRPSAMSQQVPYGVAIAAAGLWALHQHYFNQFEAIGAS encoded by the coding sequence ATGGACAGTAAATGGATTGCACTGGGGCTTATGACCGCGCTGGCCGCCTTGATGATCGCGGCAGCGATCAGCGACGTGCGATCGCGCACCATCTCGAACCGCCTCAACCTGGCCATGGCCGCACTCGCGCCCCTTTTCTGGGTCGCCAGCGGGCTTGCCCCCTGGCCCGACATGCTCATGCAGGCCGGGGCGGCCTTTGCGGTGTTTCTGCTTTTCCTGGGATTATTTGCAATCGGCGCGATGGGCGGCGGCGACGTCAAGATGATCGGGGCTGTTATGTTATGGGTCTCGCTTCCGCTGATGCTGCCGACGCTTACCATCATGGCGATTGCCGGGGGGCTGCTGTCGATCATCCTGTTGATCCAGCATAAATGGCGTCCATCGGCCATGTCACAGCAAGTGCCGTACGGCGTGGCGATTGCCGCCGCCGGACTTTGGGCGCTTCACCAACATTATTTTAACCAGTTTGAGGCTATCGGAGCGAGCTGA
- a CDS encoding NAD(P)/FAD-dependent oxidoreductase, whose product MTDAPSATTDVLIVGAGIAGASLAAQLAPYRRVMMIEAEDMPGYHATGRSAAFWLESYGGVQVQPLTAASGPFLAHPDPEFSDHPFLLPRSALIIGRREERSAVDAFVEEFSGRGVDVARLSTDALRQQVPGLRPEWTEAALEASCRDIDVGGLHLAYLKAARKTGAVLATRTALLSARHNGRHGWTVETGQGRIHAATLVNAAGAWADHVARACDVAPIGIQPYRRTVAQIRFQTAVPASLPLISHIGGEFYFKGESEGRVWLSPHDETASLACDAAPEEMDVALAIDRLQQVVDWPIAAVERKWAGLRSFAPDRLPVFGLDPHQPDFFWCAGQGGFGIQTVPAISALLAEQMGGAPAPAAIGAIDARPFSPLRFSG is encoded by the coding sequence ATGACCGACGCCCCGTCCGCAACGACCGACGTGCTGATCGTCGGCGCCGGGATTGCCGGCGCCAGCCTGGCCGCGCAGCTCGCCCCCTATCGCCGGGTGATGATGATCGAGGCGGAGGATATGCCGGGCTATCATGCCACGGGCCGCTCGGCAGCTTTCTGGCTGGAAAGCTATGGCGGCGTTCAGGTGCAGCCGCTGACGGCGGCTTCCGGCCCTTTTCTCGCACACCCCGATCCTGAATTTTCGGACCATCCCTTTTTGCTGCCGCGCAGCGCGCTCATCATCGGGCGCCGCGAGGAACGATCGGCCGTCGATGCTTTTGTGGAAGAATTTTCGGGGCGCGGGGTCGATGTGGCGCGCTTGTCCACCGATGCGCTGCGCCAGCAGGTTCCGGGCCTGCGGCCCGAATGGACCGAGGCAGCGCTTGAGGCCTCTTGCCGCGACATTGATGTCGGGGGCCTGCATCTCGCCTATCTGAAAGCGGCCCGAAAGACCGGGGCGGTGCTCGCGACGCGAACAGCGCTGCTTTCGGCCCGCCATAACGGACGCCATGGCTGGACCGTGGAAACGGGGCAGGGACGCATTCATGCCGCTACTCTCGTCAACGCTGCCGGGGCTTGGGCCGACCATGTCGCCCGCGCTTGCGATGTGGCGCCGATTGGCATCCAGCCCTATCGCCGCACGGTGGCGCAGATCAGATTTCAAACGGCGGTTCCCGCCAGCCTGCCGCTCATCTCCCACATTGGCGGCGAATTTTATTTCAAGGGCGAGAGCGAAGGGCGCGTGTGGCTGAGCCCACATGATGAAACCGCCTCTCTCGCTTGCGATGCGGCGCCGGAGGAAATGGACGTTGCGCTCGCCATCGACCGGCTGCAGCAAGTGGTCGACTGGCCGATTGCGGCGGTTGAGCGCAAATGGGCGGGACTGCGCAGCTTTGCACCCGACCGTTTACCTGTTTTCGGCCTTGATCCGCATCAGCCCGATTTTTTCTGGTGCGCCGGACAGGGAGGCTTTGGCATTCAGACCGTGCCTGCCATCTCGGCGTTATTGGCCGAGCAAATGGGCGGTGCTCCGGCCCCAGCGGCCATAGGGGCAATTGATGCCAGGCCTTTTTCGCCCCTGCGTTTTTCTGGTTAA
- a CDS encoding YegP family protein, protein MAHYFEIKQNKAGEYVAYFKYNSETMFWTEGYSSKASALNAIQSIKTNGPSAETREAE, encoded by the coding sequence ATGGCCCATTATTTCGAGATCAAGCAGAACAAGGCGGGCGAATATGTCGCCTATTTCAAATATAATAGCGAAACCATGTTCTGGACCGAGGGCTATTCGAGCAAAGCCTCTGCCTTGAACGCAATCCAGTCGATCAAAACCAACGGTCCCAGCGCCGAAACGCGCGAAGCTGAGTAA
- the rnhA gene encoding ribonuclease HI gives MTDAPTRKVVIATDGACKGNPGPGGWGAVLRWGDVVKTLSGGEKDTTNNRMELMGAIEALAALKRSCDVELSTDSVYVRDGITKWIHGWQKNGWKTAAKKPVANADLWQRLLTEAKRHRIEWLWVKGHAGHGDNELADQLASDAALQIARG, from the coding sequence ATGACGGATGCGCCCACCCGAAAGGTCGTCATCGCGACCGATGGCGCCTGCAAGGGCAATCCCGGTCCCGGCGGCTGGGGAGCGGTGCTGCGCTGGGGCGATGTGGTCAAAACCCTGTCGGGCGGCGAAAAGGACACGACCAACAACCGCATGGAGTTGATGGGTGCCATCGAAGCCCTGGCTGCGCTCAAGCGAAGCTGCGACGTCGAACTGTCGACCGACAGCGTCTATGTCCGCGACGGCATCACCAAATGGATCCATGGCTGGCAAAAGAACGGCTGGAAAACCGCCGCGAAGAAGCCCGTGGCCAATGCCGATCTGTGGCAGCGCCTGCTGACCGAAGCCAAGCGGCACCGGATCGAATGGCTGTGGGTAAAGGGTCATGCCGGGCATGGCGATAATGAGCTGGCCGACCAACTGGCCAGCGACGCCGCCTTGCAAATCGCGCGCGGCTGA
- the thrB gene encoding homoserine kinase produces the protein MAVYTSVDPDDLAALVARYDIGTVQSCKGIAEGVENSNFLLETSGGRFILTLYEKRVSEGDLPFFVDLLAHLARSGCPVPAMIADREGKAIQRISDRAACIIQFLPGISLTHPNGAQCEAAGAALGAMHKALAAYEGARDNSMGHAQWRAVAAGAGDLDSVLPGLDAIVTDELAYLDAHWPSGLPAHVIHADLFPDNVLMLGDRVTGLIDFYFAATDFRAYDLAVTHAAWTFSDDGQSCDPALAQGLMRGYASDVTLTDAEIAAMPIFARGASLRFLLTRAHDWLHTPADALVTRKDPLPFLNRLKRYQQADAADLFDGLA, from the coding sequence ATGGCCGTTTACACCAGCGTCGATCCCGACGATCTCGCCGCGCTCGTCGCGCGCTATGACATCGGCACCGTGCAATCGTGCAAGGGCATTGCCGAGGGCGTCGAGAACAGCAACTTCCTGCTCGAAACCAGCGGCGGACGCTTCATCCTGACCCTCTATGAAAAAAGGGTGAGCGAAGGCGACCTACCCTTTTTCGTCGATCTGCTTGCCCATCTGGCCCGGTCCGGCTGTCCCGTCCCCGCCATGATCGCCGACCGCGAGGGCAAGGCCATCCAGCGCATTTCAGATCGCGCGGCCTGCATCATCCAGTTTCTGCCCGGCATTTCACTGACCCACCCCAATGGAGCGCAGTGCGAAGCGGCGGGGGCGGCGCTAGGCGCGATGCATAAGGCGCTGGCCGCTTATGAAGGCGCGCGCGACAATAGCATGGGCCATGCCCAGTGGCGCGCCGTGGCCGCGGGGGCGGGCGATCTCGATAGCGTTTTGCCCGGCCTTGACGCCATTGTGACGGACGAGCTCGCCTATCTGGACGCGCATTGGCCGAGCGGCCTTCCTGCCCATGTCATTCATGCCGATTTGTTCCCCGACAATGTGCTGATGCTGGGCGACCGGGTCACCGGCCTGATCGACTTTTATTTCGCGGCGACCGATTTTCGCGCTTATGACCTTGCCGTCACCCATGCGGCCTGGACCTTCTCCGACGACGGGCAGAGCTGCGACCCTGCATTGGCGCAAGGATTGATGCGCGGTTATGCAAGCGATGTTACGCTGACCGACGCCGAAATCGCTGCCATGCCGATCTTTGCGCGCGGCGCGTCCTTGCGCTTCCTGCTGACGCGCGCCCACGACTGGCTTCACACGCCTGCTGATGCGCTGGTAACGCGCAAGGACCCGCTGCCCTTTCTCAACCGCCTGAAACGCTATCAGCAGGCCGACGCCGCCGACCTGTTCGACGGCCTCGCATGA
- the ispH gene encoding 4-hydroxy-3-methylbut-2-enyl diphosphate reductase, with amino-acid sequence MNAPLATSRPDSDKKADLRVLIAAPRGFCAGVDRAIRIVELALERFGAPVYVRHEIVHNRYVVDSLKAKGAIFVESLDKVPDGVPVVFSAHGVPKAVPAKAEARGLDYIDATCPLVSKVHRQAERAHEAGRHILFIGHAGHPEVIGTLGQLPEGAMTLIESVDDVARLDPPKGVELSYLTQTTLSVDDTRDMITALHHRFPDIVGPRGEDICYATSNRQQAVKAIAGLCDRVIVIGAPNSSNSVRLVEVAERMGTPAHLVQRGSDIRGEWLADIATLGITAGASAPETLVREVIDAVAAHRPMQEEVVVTAEEKMIFKLPRGLEAESA; translated from the coding sequence ATGAACGCTCCGCTCGCCACCAGCCGCCCCGATAGCGACAAAAAGGCCGATCTTCGGGTATTGATCGCCGCCCCGCGCGGCTTTTGCGCGGGGGTCGACCGGGCGATCCGCATCGTCGAACTGGCGCTCGAACGCTTTGGCGCGCCCGTCTATGTTCGCCATGAAATCGTTCATAATCGCTATGTTGTCGATTCTTTGAAGGCAAAAGGCGCAATTTTCGTCGAATCGCTCGACAAAGTGCCTGACGGCGTTCCCGTGGTGTTCAGTGCCCATGGCGTCCCCAAGGCGGTTCCCGCCAAGGCGGAGGCACGCGGGCTCGATTATATCGACGCGACCTGCCCGCTGGTGTCCAAGGTCCACCGGCAGGCCGAACGCGCCCATGAGGCCGGACGCCATATCCTGTTCATCGGTCATGCGGGCCATCCCGAAGTGATCGGCACGCTGGGCCAATTGCCCGAAGGCGCGATGACGCTGATCGAATCGGTCGATGATGTCGCCCGGCTCGACCCGCCCAAGGGCGTCGAACTCAGCTACCTCACCCAGACCACCCTGTCGGTCGATGACACGCGCGATATGATCACCGCTCTCCATCATCGCTTTCCCGACATCGTCGGGCCGCGCGGTGAGGATATTTGCTACGCCACATCGAACCGCCAGCAAGCGGTGAAAGCCATTGCCGGCCTTTGCGACCGCGTCATCGTTATCGGTGCGCCCAACAGCTCGAACAGCGTCCGCCTGGTGGAAGTCGCCGAGCGTATGGGAACGCCGGCCCATCTGGTGCAGCGCGGCAGCGATATTCGCGGCGAATGGCTCGCCGATATCGCCACACTCGGCATCACCGCCGGGGCCAGCGCACCCGAAACCTTGGTGCGCGAAGTCATTGATGCGGTCGCCGCCCACCGACCGATGCAGGAAGAAGTCGTCGTCACCGCCGAAGAAAAGATGATCTTCAAGCTTCCGCGCGGACTGGAAGCGGAATCGGCCTGA
- the argS gene encoding arginine--tRNA ligase, whose amino-acid sequence MTLFSRFSDHINAALDQLVARDVLPEGLERSAISVEPPRDAAHGDIATNAAMVLAKPAKTNPRALAEQLVGELSQLDEVVEAGVAGPGFINLRLADQSWRAELELIHARAADYGRSATGDGRRVNVEYVSANPTGPMHVGHCRGAVVGDALAALLEYAGHEVIREYYVNDAGAQVDVLARSVHMRYREALGEDIGMIPEGLYPGDYLKAVGNALAAEYGDIYVNAPEGEWLVPFRTHAVAAMMDMIRADLAKLGIHHDIFASEAELQAAGKPAAAEQWLREQGLVYDGVLEAPKGETPEDWEPVELPLFRSTQFGDDQDRPIKKSDGSWTYFGADLAYHFQKAENADELIDIWGADHAGTVKRIKAAVAALTGGAKKFDVKLVQMVRLLKNGEPFKMSKRAGNFVTLADVVDEVGKDAVRFTMLTRKADAQMDFDFAKVVEASRDNPVFYVQYAHARIASLKRKLVEAGVAAAEPAPERLGEEELALVKLLAQFPRIVEAAAAAREPHRIAFYLGDVAAAFHAWWNLGNDRPDARIILAKDPELTATRLYLADGIGQVIRNGLSLMGVDALEEMH is encoded by the coding sequence GTGACCCTTTTCAGCCGCTTCTCTGATCATATCAATGCCGCTCTCGACCAGCTTGTCGCGCGCGATGTTCTGCCCGAGGGATTGGAGCGCAGCGCGATCAGTGTGGAGCCGCCGCGCGACGCAGCGCATGGCGATATTGCCACCAATGCCGCGATGGTACTGGCCAAGCCCGCCAAGACCAACCCGCGCGCGCTTGCCGAGCAATTGGTGGGCGAGTTGAGCCAGCTGGACGAGGTGGTTGAAGCGGGCGTCGCCGGACCGGGTTTCATCAACCTTCGTCTCGCCGATCAAAGCTGGCGCGCGGAACTGGAGCTGATCCACGCGCGCGCCGCCGATTATGGCCGCTCGGCGACGGGCGACGGGCGGCGGGTGAATGTCGAATATGTCTCGGCCAATCCGACGGGGCCGATGCATGTCGGCCATTGCCGCGGCGCGGTCGTCGGCGATGCGCTCGCCGCGCTGCTCGAATATGCCGGGCATGAGGTGATCCGCGAATATTATGTCAATGACGCGGGCGCCCAGGTCGATGTGCTCGCTCGTTCGGTTCATATGCGGTATCGTGAGGCGCTGGGTGAAGATATTGGGATGATCCCCGAGGGGCTTTATCCCGGCGATTATCTGAAAGCGGTCGGAAACGCGCTCGCCGCCGAATATGGCGATATCTATGTGAATGCGCCCGAGGGGGAATGGCTTGTGCCCTTCCGCACCCATGCGGTGGCCGCCATGATGGACATGATCCGCGCCGATCTCGCCAAGCTCGGCATTCATCATGATATTTTCGCTTCCGAGGCTGAATTGCAAGCGGCGGGCAAGCCCGCGGCCGCCGAGCAATGGCTCCGCGAACAGGGGCTGGTCTATGATGGCGTGCTGGAAGCGCCGAAGGGCGAGACGCCGGAGGATTGGGAGCCTGTTGAGCTCCCGCTGTTCCGTTCCACCCAATTCGGCGACGATCAGGACCGGCCGATCAAGAAATCGGATGGCAGCTGGACCTATTTTGGCGCCGACCTCGCTTATCATTTCCAGAAAGCCGAAAATGCCGACGAATTGATCGATATCTGGGGCGCCGATCATGCGGGCACGGTGAAGCGGATCAAGGCTGCCGTCGCGGCGCTGACCGGTGGCGCCAAGAAATTCGACGTCAAACTGGTGCAGATGGTGCGCCTGCTCAAAAATGGCGAACCGTTCAAAATGTCGAAGCGGGCGGGCAATTTTGTCACCCTCGCCGACGTGGTGGATGAAGTCGGCAAGGATGCGGTGCGCTTCACCATGCTGACGCGCAAGGCCGATGCCCAGATGGATTTCGACTTTGCCAAGGTGGTCGAGGCTTCGCGCGATAATCCGGTTTTTTATGTTCAATATGCCCATGCGCGCATCGCTTCGCTGAAACGCAAGCTGGTCGAGGCCGGGGTCGCGGCGGCAGAGCCCGCGCCGGAGCGGCTGGGCGAGGAAGAACTGGCGCTCGTCAAGCTGCTCGCCCAGTTTCCGCGCATCGTCGAGGCGGCAGCAGCGGCGCGCGAACCGCACCGTATCGCTTTCTATCTGGGTGATGTGGCCGCGGCTTTTCACGCCTGGTGGAATCTCGGCAATGATCGGCCCGACGCCCGTATCATTTTGGCAAAGGACCCTGAACTGACCGCAACGCGCCTTTATCTGGCGGACGGAATAGGGCAGGTTATTCGAAACGGGCTGAGCCTGATGGGGGTGGATGCGCTCGAGGAGATGCATTGA